Sequence from the bacterium genome:
GGCTCAGGCCGAGCACCACGCGACCGACCTGAATCTGAAAACAGAACAAGGCGAGGTAATGCGCGTTCAGGCGCTCCTGTCTGCGGCCCGTGGCGCATCGGACCACGCTCTTGAACTCTTCAATCGTTCCGAGGTCAAGCTGGAACCTCTCGGGGACACATTTGAGCTCGCGCTCACGCGACTGCAGCACGGACGAGAGCTCCTGGCAGCGAATCGGCCTGAAGAGGCCCGGCTAAGGCTCCAAGCCGCGGCTCAAACGTTCCGCCGTCTCGCCGTCGTGGCCGAGGCCGAAGAGGCGAGCCGGCTGCTTTACCGCATCGAGATGCAAACCGACCTCAATTCCGCCCTGCTCCAGGCGATGCTCAGTATCACCACGCTTGGGCTAGCGCCCGAGCAGTTCATTGAGCGCGCCCTCTCGATGCTCTGCGACAACATGCGGTTTGAGCAGGGCGCGGTGCTTATCGACGGCAGTCCGGTCGCGACCCTCGGCAACCCGGACCTGACGGTCAGGGGTCAGGGGTTAGGGGCCAGGGGTCAGGAACACGGAAACCGAATAGAGCAGAATTCAGAAACCAGAGACCAGAAACAAGAATTGACGAGGAACGAGGAACGAGGGACGCCCTCCGGCCTCGAACAGACCGACCTTGAGCTGCTGCTGCCGGTGAGACAAGCCGAGGCCGTGGTCGGTCTCATCGTGCTCAGGCGCTCCCTGCCGCTGAAGGAGCGAGTCAATCCGGAAGCGCTGGAGGTCGTGTCCGGCACGCTTGCGCCCGCGCTTGCGAAACTGGGGAAGCTCAGGGCCATCGAATCCGACACTGCGGTGCGGATACCGGGGCTGCGGTTCAGAGGCGTTGTAGGTCGGAATCGCGTCGTGCTCGACGTGCTCAGTCTCGCCGTGCGAATGGCTGCGCCCCGCGTTCAGGTGCTCATACGCGGGGAAAGCGGCACGGGCAAGGAACTAATCGCCCGCGCCCTGCACGAGTCGGGCCCTCGCGCCGACCATCCCTTTGTAACGGTCAACTGCGCGGCCGTGCCGGAAAGTCTGCTCGAAGCCGAGTTCTTCGGGGTCGAAGCAGGCGCGGCTACAGGTGTCGTTGCGCGGCCGGGCAAGTTTGAGCTGGCGGGCAAAGGGACCATCTTCCTGGACGAAATCGGAGACATGGCCCTGAACTTGCAGGGAAAGCTGCTGCGGGCAATCGACAGCAAGACGGTCATGCGCGTCGGCGGAACGAAGGAAACGCCCATCGAGGCTCGCGTTGTCGCGGCAACGAACATGGACCTCGACCTGCGCGAACGTCAGGGCCTGTTCCGGCGCGACCTGCTGTACCGGCTCAACACGGTTCAACTTGCTCTGCCGCCATTGCGTGAGCGGCCAGAAGACATACCTGCGCTGACGCAGTTCTTCATCACTCGCGCGGCCCAGGAATACGGCCGGTCTGTCAACGGTGCGAGCGACGAGGTCCTGACTCTCTTTGCCGCTTTCCCTTGGCCCGGCAACGTCCGTCAGCTCCAACACGTAGTCGAGAGGGCAGCGATTGTCTGCGACGGCGATGAGCTCCAGACGACCAACCTTCCGCCTGAGTTCAGGCAATCCGGAGCCGAATTGACCGGGCACACGCCTGGGGACCTCCACGCCAAGTTCCGCGAAGAGACGGACGGTTCAGAGAGGGCGTTGCTTATTGGCGCCCTTAGGGAAGCGGATGGGAACATCTCCAAAGCCAGCAGACTTGCAGGTCTCAGCCGCAGCCAATTCTATCGCCTGCTGCGCAAACACAACATAGACAACAACCCCGACTAGCTGTTCCGGGGAACAATCCCAGCGCCGTACAGTTCCTGAACCTGTGTCATGGATGACACAATGCGTCATTCGTGACACACATGTCAACAACTAGCTGAAGACGGCTGGCTTACAGAGCTCCCCGTAGTTACTACTGTGTCACGGATGGCACAACTCCGCGTCCTCTCCTGAAAGCCCGAGATCGCGCGCCCGCCTGATATGCTCTGATTTCCGCCTCTCATCGGCTACTGGAACACTTCCTGCTTTTACATCCCGCGATGTTAGTCCAGATGAAGAGCTTTGTTGACGTAGGAGCAAGAGCTCGGGAACTCGGTTGCCGGGTTCCGGTCGTAATCGCTCTTCTTCCCGGCAACTTCTCCACGGCAGCCAATGCCGGCGAGTTCCGTTACCATCCAGCCACCCCGTACATACGCTCAGCCTGGCAGAGGGTCAACATGCGCGACGAAGGCCCGTCCGGAGCAGGGTTCGGGGATCAGGGCTCAGGGGTCAGCTCCGGAATCCGAACCCCAGCCCCTAATCCCCAGCCCCTAGCCCCTTCTGTGTCAACCAACGTCCCGCTCGCGGTCTTCTTCGGGCCCGGCCTGCTGCTGGACGCCCCGGACCGTCTGACAGTCGCTCTGGCCATGGTCTTGAGGGTGTTTGCGAACGACCCTCACTGTGCGAGTCCCAGAGATGTCCCATTGGATGTCGTGGTCGAACGACCGGGCGGGAATGGCTGCGCCTGTGTTGAATACCGTGGCGATGCCTGTGAGCTTTCGGAACTGGCAAGAGCCGTGCGGGAAGTCTGGGCCGGAGAATGAACCGGCCTGGACTGCAATCACATGAAAGGTGGTTGACATGCCCACCGCGAGTCATAGACTTACGATGAGTGCGGTTCATGGTAATTCATACAGGATGTTGAGATGAACTATACTCTGCTGCTTCTGCTTTGTGGCACGGTCGCCCATAGTTTCTTCGGGCCGAACGTTCGCATTGACCATACCGGGTCACGCGACATCTGCTATGTTCCCAGAATCACTCTCGGTCCCCGCACGGGGTCGAGCCGGCCGATCTACGTCGCGTTCGAGGATGATTCGCTCGGCTATTTTTCGGGCGTACTGTTCCAGAAGTCCCTTGATGGCGGCAGAACCTGGTTGCCCGCGGACGTGTTCATCGCACGCCCTACTGCGTGTGATCCTGACATAACGACCGACCGGGAGGGCGACATTTTCATCGTCTACCAGGACCCCGTGAGCGTCAATTGTGTGCGGTCGACGGATGGCGGCGCGACCTGGCCTCTACGGACCAAGGTCAATGATGACTCAACCAAATCCGCTGGCGCGGCCCGGATTGCGACCGACTCAGCCGGCAACCTGTTCTGTGTCTTCTTCGCCTACCGCCCGGGCTGCGCTCGCATCTGGTCTTCCGTGTCAACCGACCGGGGAGCGACGTGGAGCCGGAACGTCCGCGTGGACGATATTCCCGACACGTTGTACTACGACTGCGGCCGGCCGGACGTCTTCGTGCAGCCGGGTACAAATGACTACCTTGTGGCCGCATCAGCCCCCTACCACGACGGTGCATACATCAACCCCGGACCTTACTTCTACCGTTCCACCGACATGGGTCAGACCTTCCAGCCGGGAGTCCAGGTCGACACGTCGGCAATCGAGGCGCATGTCGTTGCCGATGCACAGCACGTCATCGTCGACTATTCGGGGATTGAGACGCGGACTCTATACACGATACCGGATACCTGGGGCGCGCCCTACCTAATCGGCTATTCAAGCGAGAACACGGGCAAGCTTGCCATCTCCGCCGACCGCCGTGTACACACGGTACTTGAGGTTGAAGACACCACGGGAATCAGCCAGGCCTATTACTCCTTCTCATCCGACCACGGCGTTTCGTGGTCCGACCCCGAGCTCGTGAGTGCGGACAGCACCAAGACCACTGGCTACCCGGACATCGCCGCCGACTCTGCCGGGCACGTCTATGTCGCGTGGGAAGCCGGGATACACTGCGGAATCTGGTTCGCGACCAATAGCCCGGCAGACGTCGCTGAACAGCCGGCGCAGTCACCTATAAGCGTGCAGCCGTTTGTGACCATCGTCCGAGGCGTCCTGTTCCTGGGGGACTGTCCCCGCACAGGGACTGTCCCCAAAACCGTGCTTCTCGACATCAGCGGTCGGAAGGTGCTGGACCTACGTCCCGGCGCGAATGACGTGAGCAGGCAGGCTCCCGGTGTCTACTTCGTGCGGGCTGTAAGCCGTGAGCCGTCAGCCGTTAGCTGTTACAAGGTCGTGGTTACGAGGTAGCCCGAAGTGATGCGCGGGAGGTCGAGAATGAGATATGCTCTCTTGCCAGTCCTCTTCTGTGCCGCCACCGCCCTTGCCGGTTTCGGGCCGAACGTCCGCATCGACCACGAGGACATACCAGATCACGGCTGCGGGTTCGCCGCGATCACGCTCGGTCCCGGCACAGGGTCGAACCAGCCGCTCCTCGTCGCTTTCGAGGACGACACTGGCATTGTGCAACCTATCCGGGCTGATGTCATGTTCCAGAAGTCCACCGACGCCGGGAGAACGTGGTTGCCCAAGGACGTGCTCGTTCGACGAGGCAGCCCCTTTGCGATGAACCCGGACATAACGACCGATCCGGACGGAAACATCTACATCGTCTACAATGAGAATGGCACGGCACTTCGTGGCTTCTATTGTGTTCGGTCGAGCGACGGCGGCGCCACATGGTTTCCGCCAACCAGGGTCGATGACCACGACGCGAGCTCGCTCATTGGCTCGGCCCGGATTGCGGCCGACTCAGCCGGCAATCTTATCTGTGCCTGGAACGACGACCGCACCGGAAGTCTGCACATCTGGTCATCCGTATCTACCGACCGGGGAGCGACATGGAGCCAAAACGTCCGTGTGGACGACGACACGACGAATGATGACTGCTATCAGGCGGATGTCTTTGTGCAGCCAGGAACGAATCACTACTTGGTGGCCGCAGAGGCGCCCTGCCCTGATGGTCACCTCGGCTGCTACCTGTACCGCTCTACCGACATGGGCCAGACGTTCCAACCTGGAGTCCGGCTCGACACATTCGGAGGCGTTGCAGGTTCGCCGCACGTCGTGGCCGACGCTCAGCACGTCATCTGTGACTTCACCGGCAACAGCCATAACTCCGAACAAATAAACACCGAGGCCCGGACCCTCTACACCCAACCCGACACTTGGGGCAGCCTCTCACTTGTCAGCAAGCTGGACACATCGCAGTTCTGGTCATATTACAACGGCGCCAAGCTCGCCATCTCTGCCGATGGATGCTTGCACACGGCTCTCATGGTCTGCCATGACATCTCTGAGGGTCTCTACTTGACTTACTACGTACGCTCCTCCGATCACGGCGTCACATGGTCCCGACTCGAGCTTGTCAACGATGATACAACGACAGACAGTTGGAACCCGGACATTGCAGCCGACTCTGCCGGCCACGCCTATGTGGTCTGGCAGGTAGTGAGTGGTCAGGTATGGTTCTCGACCAACTGCCCGGCCGCAATCGCCGAGCAGCCGTCCCGGCAGACCGTCGGCGTACAGCCACTTGCGACGATCGTCCGCAACGTCCTGCGTGTTGCAGAGCGCCCAAGCTCAAGCGCAAGCCCGCTCCTCGACATCAGCGGAAGAGAGGTCATGGACCTGAAACCGGGCGCTAACGACGTGAGCCGAGTCAGCCCAGGCATCTACTTTGTGAGAGAGGCAAGAACCCAAGCTGTCCGAAAGGTCGTAATCACTAGATAGGAGATGAGCATGAAATGTGCATCCGTTCTGGTGGCAGTTCTCTGTCTTGTGTCGGCCGTCAGCGGCCAGTGGCTGGAGAAGACCGTCTATCTGCCGGACTCGTTCGGCGGGCTTTACGGACCGACACTCCTGACCTACAACAGCATGAACAACACCATCTACGTAGCCGGCAAGGCCAACTGCGTGATTGCGATGGACGGCGCTACCAACCAGAAGATCGCCCGGATTCCGACCAGCTCCGGCGCGGAAGACCTCTGCTATAATCCTCAGAACAACAAGATATACTGCGCCAACGTCGGCCACGTGACCGTGATTGACGGGGCAAGCAACCAGGTAATCGACACGGTGGCGGTCGGGGCAACTGCCTTCTGCTATGACCCACGGGACAATAGGCTCTACTGCGGGGCGAGCGAAATCGAGACGACCGTCGTCATAGACGGGGCGACCGACAAGATAATCGACACCTTGCCGGTCCGGGCTCAAATCTCCTGCTACAATCCCGTGAACGACAGGATCTACTGCACGAGTACGGCCGACTCAACCGTGACGGTGCTATGGTGCGCCACCGACTCGGTCATCGCCACGCCCCCCATCCGAGTGAGCCCTTATCCTCAGGCGCTCTGCTGCAACCCGATCGACAATAAGGTCTATTGCATCGACGCCAAATACCACGGTAGCGTGAGCGTAATAGACTGCGCGGCCGACTCCGTCATTGCCACGGTAGCCGCACTGGGCGAGCTCTTGTGCTTCAACCAACGCAGCGACAAGGTCTATTGCGCAGGAATCGACGAAGACAGCATGACCGTTATAGATGGGGCGAGCAATCAGGTCGTTGCCAGGGTGTCCCCCGGAGACGCCCAATATGCCCTCTGCTACAATCAACAGGACAACAAGATCTACTGCGGCTGCGGGTATGGCCATAGCACGGTGGTGGTGATTGACTGCGCGACCGATTCGGTCATCGCCACCGACGGAGTCGGATACTCCGCCTATTCCCTCTGCTACAACGCGCGGAACGACAGGGTTTGCTGCGCGAATTTCACTAGCTTCGACATGGATGTGCTCGACGGCGTGACGGATAGCATCATCGCCAGAGCGGCCGTAGGCGACCAGCCGACCGCCATCTGCTACAACTCGCAGGACAACAAGATCTGTTGCGCACAGGAGTGGACGCGGAGCGTTGCCGTGATTGACGGGGCGGGAAGCCAGGTCAGCGCCTCTGTGCCCGTCGGAGTCGGCCCCGATGTCCTCGGTTACAACCCGCAGGATGACAAGGTCTACTGCGCCAATTCCGCGAGCGACGACGTCACCGTGATTGGCGGCGCTTCCAACCAGGCAATCGCCACGCTGCCGGTCGGCACCTATCCCGGCGCGCTCTGCTACAGCCTGGAGCGAGACCGCGTCTTCTGCTTGAACGACAGCAGCTACAACGTGACCGTGATTGACGGCGCAGCCGACTCAGTCATCGCCACGTTATCCGTGGGGCAGAAACCTCTTCGTCTCTGCTACAACTCGCGCGACCACAGAGTCTACTGCGCCAACAACCATAGCGGCACCGTCACCGTCATAGACGTTGACGGCGACTCGGTCATGGCCACGGTGCCGGTGGGAAGCAGCCCGCGAGGCTTGTGCTACAACACTATTGACGACCAGGTCTATTGCACCAACGACTCCGACAACAGCATTTACGTGATTGACGGCGCGAGCGACTTGGTGGTCACGACCGTACAGGTGGGCGGGGCCGCCTACGCCTTCTGCTACAACCCGACCAATGACAAGATCTACTGCGCGAATGGGTCCGACGTGACCGTAATCGACGGAAAGACCGACACGGTCATTGCCACCGTAGCCCTGCCGGACCAGCCGAACAACCTCTGCTACGTCCCGTTCAGCAATAAGGTCTACTGCGGCCTCCAATGGGGAGACGCGGTGGCCGCAATAGACGGAACGAGCAACAGGTTCGTTGGGACAGTGCAAACCGGTTACCCTTACGGCTACTGCGTGAACCCGGTACAGAACCTGGTCTACGTAATGGCAGAGAATAGGTCCTCCATCTCGGTTCTTGGCGACTCGATGTTGGGAGTGAACGAAGGACGCAAGCTCCAAGCCACAGGCACCAAGCCATTGCCGACCATTGTCCGCGGCGTTCTGTTCCTGGGGGACTGTCCCCGCACGGGGACTGTACCCAAAACCGTGCTTCTCGACATCAGCGGTAGGAAGGTGATGGACCTGCGACCCGGCGCGAATGATGTGAGCCGGCTGGCTCCCGGTGTCTACTTCGTGCGGGCTGCAAGCCGTGAGCCGTCAGCCGTAAGCTGTTACAAGGTCGTGGTGACGAGGTGAGCGAGAAGAGGCTAAGGTTGAGGTTAAGGTAGAGGCGCAAGAGCGGAATAGAGAAACCAGAAGGGGCGGGCGCAGGCCCGCCCCGACTCTTGTCTGCCGACCGGGGTGTGGTTACCGGGAGACGAACGGGTTGAGCGACTTGACTTCCGGGACCCGGTCAAGCAGAGCCTGGTCTCGTGTAACAAGACAGGCGCCTTCAAGCAGGGCAGTGGCCGCGATTATGGCATCCGGCGTCTTGACCCCATGCCGC
This genomic interval carries:
- a CDS encoding exo-alpha-sialidase gives rise to the protein MRYALLPVLFCAATALAGFGPNVRIDHEDIPDHGCGFAAITLGPGTGSNQPLLVAFEDDTGIVQPIRADVMFQKSTDAGRTWLPKDVLVRRGSPFAMNPDITTDPDGNIYIVYNENGTALRGFYCVRSSDGGATWFPPTRVDDHDASSLIGSARIAADSAGNLICAWNDDRTGSLHIWSSVSTDRGATWSQNVRVDDDTTNDDCYQADVFVQPGTNHYLVAAEAPCPDGHLGCYLYRSTDMGQTFQPGVRLDTFGGVAGSPHVVADAQHVICDFTGNSHNSEQINTEARTLYTQPDTWGSLSLVSKLDTSQFWSYYNGAKLAISADGCLHTALMVCHDISEGLYLTYYVRSSDHGVTWSRLELVNDDTTTDSWNPDIAADSAGHAYVVWQVVSGQVWFSTNCPAAIAEQPSRQTVGVQPLATIVRNVLRVAERPSSSASPLLDISGREVMDLKPGANDVSRVSPGIYFVREARTQAVRKVVITR
- a CDS encoding sigma 54-interacting transcriptional regulator, with amino-acid sequence MSGTTDAPDKVQALRAQLAAATTPAERVEAALLLAEALWLSDPVAARPLLEQVLAEADAAGRPKDKGRAAYVLGELLRRAGDLGGATRCAETVFQVADATADRLSRAKGLNLLGIIHRDRSEFQAALDCFKEFLEITRQTGSRQGERIALNELAGVYGLQGEFDEALACYQQCLKVSNEVEDAHGKAIALHNIGWTLAAMGRWVEATQNFYRVMELCEDHGLSDPLDAARMALGELSLKRSDYEDAALMFRTVAEGEREKQRSGRMYREALSNLGWTHFLGGDLAKAQELLNEATLLCEAAKDRKVLAALSRRRAEIALAQGRLEAAGDLLAQAEHHATDLNLKTEQGEVMRVQALLSAARGASDHALELFNRSEVKLEPLGDTFELALTRLQHGRELLAANRPEEARLRLQAAAQTFRRLAVVAEAEEASRLLYRIEMQTDLNSALLQAMLSITTLGLAPEQFIERALSMLCDNMRFEQGAVLIDGSPVATLGNPDLTVRGQGLGARGQEHGNRIEQNSETRDQKQELTRNEERGTPSGLEQTDLELLLPVRQAEAVVGLIVLRRSLPLKERVNPEALEVVSGTLAPALAKLGKLRAIESDTAVRIPGLRFRGVVGRNRVVLDVLSLAVRMAAPRVQVLIRGESGTGKELIARALHESGPRADHPFVTVNCAAVPESLLEAEFFGVEAGAATGVVARPGKFELAGKGTIFLDEIGDMALNLQGKLLRAIDSKTVMRVGGTKETPIEARVVAATNMDLDLRERQGLFRRDLLYRLNTVQLALPPLRERPEDIPALTQFFITRAAQEYGRSVNGASDEVLTLFAAFPWPGNVRQLQHVVERAAIVCDGDELQTTNLPPEFRQSGAELTGHTPGDLHAKFREETDGSERALLIGALREADGNISKASRLAGLSRSQFYRLLRKHNIDNNPD
- a CDS encoding sialidase family protein; translated protein: MNYTLLLLLCGTVAHSFFGPNVRIDHTGSRDICYVPRITLGPRTGSSRPIYVAFEDDSLGYFSGVLFQKSLDGGRTWLPADVFIARPTACDPDITTDREGDIFIVYQDPVSVNCVRSTDGGATWPLRTKVNDDSTKSAGAARIATDSAGNLFCVFFAYRPGCARIWSSVSTDRGATWSRNVRVDDIPDTLYYDCGRPDVFVQPGTNDYLVAASAPYHDGAYINPGPYFYRSTDMGQTFQPGVQVDTSAIEAHVVADAQHVIVDYSGIETRTLYTIPDTWGAPYLIGYSSENTGKLAISADRRVHTVLEVEDTTGISQAYYSFSSDHGVSWSDPELVSADSTKTTGYPDIAADSAGHVYVAWEAGIHCGIWFATNSPADVAEQPAQSPISVQPFVTIVRGVLFLGDCPRTGTVPKTVLLDISGRKVLDLRPGANDVSRQAPGVYFVRAVSREPSAVSCYKVVVTR